The Elaeis guineensis isolate ETL-2024a chromosome 5, EG11, whole genome shotgun sequence DNA segment CAAAAGTGACAATTCTCTTGCTGCTTACTAGTTGTAGTCATGATTGCTcccaacaaaataaataaataaataaataactaaaatcaTTGCAAGGAATTCAATACAAAAGAGTCATTTATGCACAAGAAAATCCATAAAATTCAATACCTAACAAAAGAATATGTATCTTAACAGTAAGTGGGCCAATGAGTTGCATGTCTAGACTGAAATGAAGAAgtgaagatcaaaaaaaaaaaaagaaaaaaaaaaagaaaaggccgCCTAGTGCAGAATGGTCCCATCATTGCAGGATGTAGAGCAAGCTTTTCCATACCAATCGGTATCGATGCATACTGACCATACCATCCTCTACTAGCACCATATCAGTACAAGGCATGGAGGGAGTACCGACACTCAATACACCAAACCAACCTCCCATACTGATTGTACGGATATTATAATAAGATGATATCAATACAGGGTCCAATACCGAGATAGCAAACCTTGGTCTAGAAAGTATCAAATTTATGCAGCCTTACTCCCATGTGTGGAGAGATTGTTTTCATGTTTTGAATCTATGACTTCTAGGTCAGAATGGAGCAACTTTACCATTACACCAAGACTCATGGGTGGGAGTGAAGATCAATTATACAGAAATTCAAATTTATTCTCCCACAATTCACTTCACAAATTTGTTCTAGGAATGCTTACTACAAGAGTTTCCTACATTTATTTAGTGATTTCAGTGCAAATTTTCTCAAAGAGAAGCAAGATTCATCAGGCCATCTAACCAATAGAGCCACAGAGTATCTTCAATGATTGTGGTAGTGTGGTTGCCAAACAGATAACTGAAGGAAAAACAGACTACCATGCAAGCATCACAAACAGATAGCTGAAAGAAAATGGAcataattatgaaagaaaaacccactataaaagaaaaaaaatgaagggaaaaaaaaaaaaacaatcttgCACTCAAAGTTTAACTTGTACTGAGGAAAAGGAGGCAACACTAGGGGAAGCTAATAGTGGtgccaaaattaaatcaaataaattcaCAGTAGTTTAGACAGGAACCTCCATACCTTCTCAACAGCAGGACAAAGCAATACATGAAGATAGCTCTTTGCTTCATGATCTCATGATTCTCATCAATGAAATGCAAGAATATCCAGTTAGTCTAGCATATGCCTGTCCTTATCCTTCAACAGCACTGCCATCCTTGCCAAACTCTCTAACAAAGCAAGCTCAAGCAAGTAAAAGTCTTGTCGGGACTATTTCATCCAGCATAAAAAATGAAGCACCCCTTTTTTCCTATATTTCAAATATATGAGTGCAGAATGTGTTTTACAATACAGGGGCAATAATCAGGAAAGctaaaaaaaactaaataatcaggAAAGCACCTTAGCATCTGGTCATATGGTATTCTTGCTAGCCCCCACTAACTCTAGAGGGAAAAATGAAGTTCTGAAAAACAAGTTCTTCAGAATATGTTGATTTATAAATTGAATTTCAATGCAACACAGAAAAGAATTGGATATCCAATTAGGCCTCTAACATCGATAACATGCTACAAATTGGACTCATACTACATCAGAGTTTCTCAGTCAATCTAATCATAAAAGAACTTACAGCCACAGTATCCAAAACTATCCAAGAAGACTCAAACAACTCATGAAAATACTCAGCTCCAGTTTCCTCAGCTGCTGTTCTAAAAGCCATTCCAAAAGCGTTACCCCGGATAGCACCAAGCCGTGGCTTGCCGCATACACCAACAATCAGAACCTTGTCAGGCTCTTTAGCCAAGCAAGCACATATCAGAGGCTTCATCTTTGCACCTCTTTCCTTCaaagcatccatcagaaaatagcAGAACTTGGTAAGAGCCTGAGGATGACCCAACTGCCTTGTGTCCACTGGATCTTCAAGCTTTACCCAGCGAAATTTTCTGCCACTTCTGATAAACCCAGTTTTAGTTATTGCTGAGCTCCCTTGCCTAAGAATGGCCCTCTGTATCTCAATTGCAGTCTGCATTCCCTTTCTAAGCTGATCAATATTGTTCAAGGACATAGCAGAGTATGCAACCCAAAATTGCTCAGCAGCTGAAGAACCCTTTTCTTCCACAAATGTTTCAAGCAATGCTGTGACTCCATACACTACATCAGCAGCTGACACTTTCGAGCAGTAACCATGTATTCTCAAAAAGCTACGGTAGTAGAACTCTGTTAGCCCATACTCAGGCAAGAAACGCTCAAACTCATCCTTCATTTTCTGCTTCACTTCCATACTCATGTACTGAAATTTCTTCTGGCAGTCCACAAGAGGGAAACCCATTCTGGCCAGGAGAAGCTTTAGCTTTTTCAAACCATTGTCACTCCAAGTCTTCAACTTGGTAGCTATATAAGAAGAGCAAAGCATTGAATCAAACAAGTTCCACTCCCTCAGTAACATAAGCCGTGGTTCATCTTCATAGGCGATTCGAGAATTTTCTGGTGCCTGGATCTTTGTACCATCCTTGAGCGTCACTGAGCTAATAGCATCCAGATTGCCTGAGCTGTTTATATGCTGTTCAAGTTCCATCACCCCTGCTTGATACCTCTCGTTTGTTAGCCTCTCATGTACGAACTGATCAGTGAGGGAGACACAAGCTAACCAAAGTAAGTCATTGGTGTTC contains these protein-coding regions:
- the LOC105046101 gene encoding cell division control protein 45 homolog: MVRELRIEAFYSRLREAALASSSSPLLIFPSASDADSLCALKIVTHVLSSDSIRYSVYPVSSFNDIEKFVGLNLRSSDQPISLLLINWGCHRDLRRILNLGLDGRVFVIDSHRPIHLHNLSEQNDQVVVLYTQEDEHQADLAYDFDVSALANASDLNSDDEIDENSDSEEDSDSDNEEEEDGGNRKRRRVSQGLEEDPVRLFGKLKAEYYKLGTFHGRPSGCLMFELAHSLRKNTNDLLWLACVSLTDQFVHERLTNERYQAGVMELEQHINSSGNLDAISSVTLKDGTKIQAPENSRIAYEDEPRLMLLREWNLFDSMLCSSYIATKLKTWSDNGLKKLKLLLARMGFPLVDCQKKFQYMSMEVKQKMKDEFERFLPEYGLTEFYYRSFLRIHGYCSKVSAADVVYGVTALLETFVEEKGSSAAEQFWVAYSAMSLNNIDQLRKGMQTAIEIQRAILRQGSSAITKTGFIRSGRKFRWVKLEDPVDTRQLGHPQALTKFCYFLMDALKERGAKMKPLICACLAKEPDKVLIVGVCGKPRLGAIRGNAFGMAFRTAAEETGAEYFHELFESSWIVLDTVAVSSFMIRLTEKL